The segment GCGCGGGCGGTGCGGATCAGGACGGGGACGAAGCCGTGCCGGTCGAGCGAGCTGTGCACGACGGGGGGCAGCCGGACGACGGAGGAGCGCACACCGTCCGCGGCGGCGTCGACGATCGCCTGTTCGGCCTCGGTGCGCGGGGCGCCGGGGGCGACCACGCTCTCCAGCGAGGGCCGGCCGGGGGTGTTGCCGGCGCCCGTGCCGCCGGTGCCGACCAGCGGCTTCCCGGTGCCCGCGAGCGCCTCGACCAGGGCCCGGACGGCCTTCAGGTCGTCGGCCATCGCGCCGGCGTAGTCGCCGCCGAGCATCGCCTCGTGCTTGAAGGCGAGGTGCACCACGCCGTCGGCGGCCGCGGCGGCGTCCCGCAGGCCGTCGAGGTCGTCGAGGTCGCCGCGCCGGACGTCCGCGCCGAGGGCGGTGAGGGCGGCGGCGGAGGCGTCGGAGCGGGCCAGGCCGGTGACCCGGTGGCCGGCGGCGAGCAGGTCGGGGACGAGGGCGGAGCCGAGGTGGCCGCTGGCTCCGGTGACGAAGACGTGCATGGGTGGACCTCCGGAGATCCGAAGTGATGAGACTTTGTCCCATCACCATAGCCCGCGGAGTCCGATGATGCGACCAAGTCCTGTCACGTAGAATCCGGGCATGGCCAGATGGGACCCGAACGCGCGCGAACGGCTGGAGCGCGCCGCGCTCGAACTCTTCGTCCGGCAGGGCTACGACCGCACCACCGTCGCCGAGATCGCCGAGCGCGCCGGCCTGGCCAAGAGCACCTTCTTCCGGCACTTCGCCGACAAGCGCGAGGTGCTCTCCGGCGGCGACGCCCTGGTCCGCCTGCTCACCGACGCGGTCGCCGCCACCCCGCCCGGGGCGGGCCCGCGGCAGGCCGTCGAGGCCGCGCTGGCCGCCGCCGGGGAGCGCGCCTTCACCGCCGAGCGCCACGGGGCCGTCCGCGAGCGCCAGCAGGTGGTCGCCGCCAACCCGGAGCTGACCGAGCGCGAGCTGCTCAAGCGCGAGGCCCTCGCCACCGCCCTCACCGCCGCGCTGCGCGAGCGCGGCACCCCCGACCCGGCCGCCGGCCTCACCGCCGAGCTCGCCCTGCTCGCCCTGCGCGCCGCCCTCGCCGCCTGGACCGCCCGCCCCGGCCAGGACTTCACCGCCCTGGCGCTGGCCGAGCTGGCCGCCCTGTGCGAAGCCGCCGCCGCCCTCTGAGGCGGCGGCCCGGGCTGTCCGAGCGGCCTGGGAGAATGGACTCCTCGCCACCACCACGACCGAGGAGTTGACCGCCGGTGCCCGAGGGGCATGTGATCCACCGCCTGGCCAGGGAGAACGACGAGCTGTTCGGAGGGCGCCCGGTGCGGGTGTCCAGCCCGCAGGGGCGCTTCGCGGAGGGGGCCGCGCTGATCGACGGGCGGGTGCTCGACGAGGCGGAGGCGCACGGCAAGCACCTGTTCCTGGGCTTCGGCGAGCACTGGCTGCACGTGCACCTGGGGCTGTACGGGAAGTACGACTTCGGGGCGGGCGAGGCCCCGGCGCCGGTCGGCCAGGTCCGGCTGCGGATGGTGAACGACAGCGGCTACGCCGACCTGCGCGGCCCGACCGCCTGCGAGCTGCTCACCCCCGCCGAGAAGGCGGCCGTCCACCGCCGCCTGGGCCCCGACCCGCTGCGCCCCGGCGAGGCGGGCGACGCGGCCTGGCAGCGGATCTCCCGCAGCGGCAGCACGGTCGCCGCGCTGCTGATGGACCAGAAGGTGCTGGCCGGCGTCGGCAACGTGTACCGCGCCGAGGTGCTGTTCCGGCTCGGCATCAGCCCGCACCGGGCCGGCCGCGAGCTGTCCCGCGCCGAGTGGGACGCGATCTGGGCGGACCTGGTGGCCCTGATGCACGACGGCGTGGCCGCCGGCCGGATCGACACCGTCCGCCCCGAGCACACCCCGGAGGCGATGGGCCGCCCGCCGCGGGTGGACGACCACGGCGGCGAGGTGTACGTCTACCGGCGGCACGACCAGCCCTGCCTGGTCTGCGGGACCCCGGTCCGCACCGAGGAGTTGGCGGCCCGGAACCTGTTCTGGTGCCCGCGCTGCCAGCAGTCCTGACGCACCGTCACCACGGCAAGCCTTGACGCAAGGTTGACCCGGTCTTGGGCGAGGGCCCGGAACGGCGCTCCTATTGTCGGGGCCATGCCCGCTCTCCCGTTCCAGGGGCCGCGCCCCACCCCGGCGCTCCCGGTCCTGCCGTACCGCAAGCCCACCCGGGGCCGTGACTACTGGGTGCTGGACGACGTCCTCCCGGACCCGGACGCGGTGCGCGCCCGGCACCTGGCGCGCACCGACTGGGACGAGGGCTACCCGCACCGGCCGGAGTCCTGGCCGGGCCTGCGGGCGATGCCCGGGCTGGAGCCGGAGGAGCTGGCACAGGTCGAGAAGCTGGTCCGGGAGGCCACCGGCGCGGAGCGGATCTGGGCGCTGGGCGAGGCCGAGGGCGGCACCTTCAACCACAACTGCGTGCAGGTGGTGGGCGCGGGGGAGTGCGAGCCGCGCCCGCACACCGACTCGCGCTCGCTGTGCCGCTACGCCGCCGTGCTCTACCTCAACCCGGCCGTCCCCAAGCGCTGCGGCACCAGCTTCTACCGGCAGAGCCTGCCCGGCGGCCGGCTCGGCGGCAACAGCGTGGTCGCCCCGCACAACAACCTGGTGGACGCCCTCGGCACCCGCTTCGTCCCGCCGGACTCCTTCACCGAGGACCTGGCCGTCCCGCACCGCTACAACCGGCTGCTGCTCTACACCGCCAACCTGATCCACACCGCGACCGAGTACCACGGGGCGGTGCTGGCGGAGAAGCGGATGACCTGCGTCTTCTTCTGGATGGCCTGACCTCCCGTCAGCGCGGCCCTGACCAGGCGTGATCTACGCCACCGGACCGGACGCGCCCTTGCCGCCGCGCCCGCGCCGGGCCTACGGTGGGCGGGCCGTGGTGTTCGGGAAGCCGGTGCACTGCGACCGTCACGAGAGTGTTCGGTCGCAGGAGTCCGGAGCGGCCCTCGCCACTGTGATCGGGGAGTCGTCGGCTCCCACCCCGTGCCACTGGCCGCTCGCGGTCGGGAAGGCCGGGAGCCGGCGCGCAACACCCCGTCAGCCAGGAGACCGGCCACGGCATCTCACGAAGTGATCCACGAGGTGCTGGAGCGTGAA is part of the Kitasatospora cineracea genome and harbors:
- a CDS encoding DUF6445 family protein, encoding MPALPFQGPRPTPALPVLPYRKPTRGRDYWVLDDVLPDPDAVRARHLARTDWDEGYPHRPESWPGLRAMPGLEPEELAQVEKLVREATGAERIWALGEAEGGTFNHNCVQVVGAGECEPRPHTDSRSLCRYAAVLYLNPAVPKRCGTSFYRQSLPGGRLGGNSVVAPHNNLVDALGTRFVPPDSFTEDLAVPHRYNRLLLYTANLIHTATEYHGAVLAEKRMTCVFFWMA
- a CDS encoding SDR family oxidoreductase, with the protein product MHVFVTGASGHLGSALVPDLLAAGHRVTGLARSDASAAALTALGADVRRGDLDDLDGLRDAAAAADGVVHLAFKHEAMLGGDYAGAMADDLKAVRALVEALAGTGKPLVGTGGTGAGNTPGRPSLESVVAPGAPRTEAEQAIVDAAADGVRSSVVRLPPVVHSSLDRHGFVPVLIRTARATGVSGYLGEGANHWPAVHTLDAARLYRLALEHAPAGTRLHGVGDRAVPFREIAERIGRRLGLPTAPVEEARAAEHFGFLARLVPLDLPASAEATRTLLDWQPAHPGLLDDLDEDHYFTAD
- a CDS encoding helix-turn-helix domain-containing protein; its protein translation is MARWDPNARERLERAALELFVRQGYDRTTVAEIAERAGLAKSTFFRHFADKREVLSGGDALVRLLTDAVAATPPGAGPRQAVEAALAAAGERAFTAERHGAVRERQQVVAANPELTERELLKREALATALTAALRERGTPDPAAGLTAELALLALRAALAAWTARPGQDFTALALAELAALCEAAAAL
- a CDS encoding Fpg/Nei family DNA glycosylase, which codes for MPEGHVIHRLARENDELFGGRPVRVSSPQGRFAEGAALIDGRVLDEAEAHGKHLFLGFGEHWLHVHLGLYGKYDFGAGEAPAPVGQVRLRMVNDSGYADLRGPTACELLTPAEKAAVHRRLGPDPLRPGEAGDAAWQRISRSGSTVAALLMDQKVLAGVGNVYRAEVLFRLGISPHRAGRELSRAEWDAIWADLVALMHDGVAAGRIDTVRPEHTPEAMGRPPRVDDHGGEVYVYRRHDQPCLVCGTPVRTEELAARNLFWCPRCQQS